CCGTGCTGGTGACCCACCACGTCGAGGAGATCCCGCCCGGCTACACCCATGTCGCGCTGCTGCGCGAGGGCGCCGTGGTCGCCGCCGGCCCGATCGGCGAGACCCTCACCTCCCAGAACCTCACCCGCACCTTCGGACTGCCGCTGGTGGTCGAGCAGCGCGGGGAGCGCTTCACCGCCCGCTCGCTCTCGCTGAACTGACGCTCTGGTGGACAGCCCGCAGCTGCGGCAGATCACCGAGGTCACCGACCTCTCGGACCCGGCGCTTGACGACTACCTGCGCATGACCGATGTGCGGCTGCGCTCCCGTGTGGAGGTGGAGCGCGGGCTGTTCATGGCCGAGAGCTTCGAGGTGATCTCCCGCGCGATGGACGCCGGCATGGCGCCGCGGTCCTTCCTCATGAGCGAGAAGTGGCTGGCGAAGTTCGCGCCGCTGTACGAGCAGTTCCCCGAGGTGCCGGTGTTCGTCGGCGCGGAGCCGCTGCTCGAGCAGCTCACCGGCTTCCACCTGCATCGCGGCGCGCTCGCGGCGATGCAGCGGCCGCAGCTCCCCTCGGTGCCCGAGGTGCTGCGCGGGGCCCGCACCGTCGCGGTGATCGAGGACATCGTGGACCACACCAACGTCGGCGCCATGTTCCGCTCGGCCGCGGCCCTCGGTGTCGACGCGGTGCTGGTGACCCCGCAGTGCGCGGACCCGCTGTACCGGCGCTCCATCCGGGTCTCCATGGGCACGGTGTTCCAGGTGCCGTGGACGCGGCTGGAGGCCTGGCCGTCGGCCGGCGTGGACCTGCTGCACGAGGCCGGTTTCGATGTGCTCGCCATGGCGCTGAGCGAGGGTGCGGTCGCACTGGACGCACTCGATCTCCGCCCCGAGAGGAAGGTCGCCTTCGTGCTCGGCGCCGAAGGTCACGGGTTGAAGCCCGCCACCCTCGGCGCGGTCGACCAGCACGTGGTGATCCCGATGGCCGGGGGAGTGGACTCCCTGAACGTCGCCGCGGCGAGCGCCGTGGTGTTCTGGCAGCGACGGGCGGCGCTCAGCGCAGCCTGAGCCATCGGGGCCGGTCCCGGGGGCCGGTCCCGCGGGGCGGACGTCGCCGTCACAGCCCGGCGAGCACGACGCCGCTGCGAGGGGCGGCCGGGAAGCGATCCAGGGGGATGGAGAGGTCCTGCGGGGGGATCTCGAGCTCGTCGCGGCACAGCAGCCGCACGGCCTGCTTCAGCAGGGCGACCGTGCTCCACTCGCCGGGGCACCGGTGATCGTCCTCATGGCGTCCGGCGCCCTGAGCGATATGCGTGAAGGGATCCTCCTGCCACGACCAGCCCCGGAAGCGCTCGGGCCGGAAGCTGTCGGGGTCCGGGAACGATCGGGGGTCGTGACAGGTGCCGTACAGATCCAGGACCACCCAGTCGCCGACGCCGAGCTCATGGCCCTGGAACCGGAACGGGGCACGCACCCGTCCCGGCACCACGGGGAAGAACGGGAAGAAGCGTCGCACCTCCTGGACGAACGGCTCGAGATCGCTCTCCTCTCCGGCGGCGAAGGCGTCCCGCCACTGCGGATGCCTCACCAGCGCGACAGCGGCGAACTCGATGAAGCGGGAGACGGCCAGCAGCGGCCGCAGGAGGTTCAGGAGCTCCACCGCCGCGATGCGCGGAGGGAGCAGGGCCCCGTCCTCGGCGTGGGTCGCCAGGACGGCCAGCGCCGTATGCGGCGGTGGGGCCAGGTCCCCCGCACGCACCTGCTCGACGAGCCCGGCGGCCCAGGTCTCGGTGCCACGACGTCGCCATCGCGCATACCAGTTCGCCGGCCCGGGCCGGGCCACCTGGTCGACCATCAGGCTCAGCTCGGTCGTCAGGCGGGGGACGTCCAGGGAGTCCAGCGCGATGCCGCACCAGCGCAGCGCCGCCCGGGTGAGGACGACCCGGCTGAGGTGATCGAGCCGCACCCGGCCGGTGCCGTGCAGCCTGGTCAGCGCTCGGTCCCACTCGAGCTCGTACAGCGCGCTCAGACGATCCATCGCCTCGGCGCCCATCAGGGACAGGAAGAGCCGCTTGCGGCGGTGATGCGCCGCGCCATCGAGGCTCTGGACGGAGCCCTCGTCCTGCAGCAGGTGCTGGACCATGGTCGGCATCGCTCCCCGGCGGGTGAGGTGCGTGCCGTCGTAGAACATCTGCGCCGCCTCGGCACCGCGCAGGAGCGTGACCGGTCGCAGCAGCAGCCGGGTGGTCAGCAGATCCGTGCCGGCGGCATCGCACCGCGACGCGATGAACGGATACCCCTCGCGAAGGAACGCGAGCGTGCTGTCGAACGGGACCGTGCGCACCGTGGCCTCCCAGCTGTCGTGATCGGGCTCGTCCCTCGCCGACGCGCGCGGACCCGGCGGCTCACCCCGCCGGGCTCGCGATGCGATCGGAGCAGGCGCGGCCCTCGTCGTCCAGACGGTAGGCCGCGCAGGTGCCGGAGGCAACGCACGGACCGCTCGGACGGCCGCTGCACCCCGGATCCGCCGAGGGGTGGCTACGCTGAGCCTGCGCGGCCCCCGGACCTCGCAGAGCAGACGGACCGGGAATCGAGCCGTCCCGCCGCCCCACCGACGAGAGGGAGAACTCCATCGTGACCGCATCCGTCAGTGACTTCGTGATCGAGCGACTCCGGGAGTGGGGGATCCGTCGTGTGTTCGGGTACCCGGGTGACGGGATCGGTGCCTTCGACGGCGCACTCGGTGCGGCGGAACGCGCGGACCGGGGCCTGCAGTACGTGCGGCCGACCCATGAGGAGGCGTGCTCCCTCATGGCCACGGCGCACGCCAAGTTCACCGGCGAGGTCGGGGTGTGCATCGCCACCTCGAGCCCCGGCGGGTTCCACATGCTCAACGGGCTCTACGACGCGAAGATGGACAATCAGCCGGTGGTCGCGATCGTCGGGCAGCAGCCGACGACGTCCCTCGGCACCTTCGTGCAGCAGGAGAGCAATCTCGAACGGACCTTCGCCGATGTCGCGGTCTATGTGCAGACCGTCGTCACGCCCGCCCAGGCGCAGGCGGTCCTCGACACCGCGTTCCGGACCGCCCGGCTCCGCCTGGGCCCCGCCGTGGTGATCCTCCCCCACGACGTCCAGGCCATGGACATGCCCGAGATGCAGGTCCCCTCCGCCTCCATCGCGCGGTCCAGCGCCGTCGCCGCATCGACGTCGATCACGCCCCCCGCCGCGGACATCGCCCGGGCCGCCGAGATCATCAACTCCGGCAGCAGGGTCTCCTTCCTGGTCGGCCACGGGGCCGGCGGAGCGACCGACGAGATCCTCGAGGCGGCCTCCCTCTGCGGCGCCGGCATCGTCACGGCGCTGCGCGGCAAGCACGTCATCCCCTCGGAGGTGCCCCACCACACCCAGCAGCTCGGGCTGCTCGGCAGCCTGCCGAGCACGGAGCAGATGAGCGACTGCGACACCCTCGTGATGCTCGGGACCAACTACCCCTACAGCGAGTTCCTGCCTCCCAGCGGCCAGGCCAGAGCGCTGCAGATCGATCTCAAGCCGGAGCACATGGGCCTGCGCTATCCGACGGAGCTGAATCTCTGGGGCGACGTCAGAGCGACGCTGGCAGCGCTCATACCCCACCTGACCAGGACCGAGGACCTGTCGTGGCAGAAGCAGGTCGCGGAGAGCATGGAGTCGTGGGAGCAGGAGATGGAGGCCCAGGCCATGCTCACCGTCGAGGACGGGGTGAATCCGCGGCGGGTGTTCCACGAGCTGAACAAGCGCCTGCCCCCTCGAGCGATCGTGACCGCCGACGCCGGGACCACGGCGGACTGGTACGGGCATCACATCCGACTGCGCGAGGGCATGACCGGCGACCTCTCCGGCCGCCTGGCCACGATGCTCGGCGCCATGCCGTACGCGACGGCCGCCAAGTTCGCCTTCCCCGAGCGCACGGTGGTGTGCACGATCGGGGACGGCGCCTTCCAGATGCTGGGGATGAACGAGCTCATCACGGTCAAGAGGCACCTCGAGAGCTGGGTCGAGAACCCCCAGTTCATCGTCGTCGTCCTGCACAACGACGACCTCACCCAGGTGTCGTGGGAGATGCGGACCCAGGATGCCGATCCGCTGTGGCCCACGGCGCAGGACGTCGAGTCCGTGGACTACGCCGGATGGGCGGAGCTGCTGGGGTTCACCGGCCTCCGCGTCACCGAGGACAGCGAGGTCGAGGAAGCGATGGAGACTGCCTTCGCCCACCGCGGCGTCACCCTGATCGACGCCCGCACCAGCAGGAGTGTTCCGCCCCTGCCCCCGCGGATCTCCCGCGAGTTCGCGAAGAACACCGGCATCGCGCTGCTCCAGGAGGACCCGGCGCGATCGGAGGTCGTCCGGGACTCCGCCAAGGCGCTGCTGGCGGAGGGCGTCGAGCGCGCCAGGAAGACGATGCACATCGATCACGAGCGCGATCTCGAAGAAGACCAGGAGCACTGATGTCCCCCCGCACCCTCCGTTCCGCCACCGCACTGACGGGAGCTGCTCTGGGAGCGGCCGCTGTCGCGGGTCTCGGTGTCCGGGACCTCTTCCAGCGCAAGCATTCGATCCTGCGGATCTATCCGGTCGTCGGTCGCACCCGCTGGCTGTTCGAGTCGATCCGTCCCGAGATCCAGCAGTACTTCATCGAGCGGGACAACGACGGCCGGCCGTTCGACCGGGACACCCGCACGATGATCTATCAGCGGGCGAAGGGCCTCGGTGACGCGGATGCCTATGGCACCGAGAACGACATCACGAGCGCCGGCTACGATCACATCCTCCACGCCGCGAGCCCTCTCGAGCCGATGGCCACGCCCCCTCGGGTGCGTCTGGGCGGCCCCGACTGCACCCAGCCGTACGACACCGCGATGCTGAACATCTCCTCGATGAGCTTCGGATCCCTCTCGGCGAACGCCGTGCGGGCCATGAACTACGGCGCGAAGCATGGAGGGTTCGCCCAGGAGACGGGGGAGGGCGGCCTCTCCAAGTACCACCTGGAATACGGGGCCGACATCATCTGGGAGATCGGTTCCGGATACTTCGGCTGCCGGACCCGTGACGGCGAGTTCGATGCGCAGGAGTTCTCCGAGAAGGCGACCCGGCCCGAGGTGAAGGGGATCCTGATCAAGCTCAGCCAGGGCGCCAAGCCCGGGGTCGGGGGAGTGCTCCCGGCGGAGAAGATCACCCCGGAGATCGCGGAGGCGCGGGATGTGCCGCAGGGCCAGGACTGCGTGAGCCCAGCGGCCCACCCCGCCTTCGCCACGCCCGTGGAGATGATGCATTTCGTGGCCCGGCTGCGGGACCTCTCCGGGGGCAAGCCGATCGGCGTCAAGCTCTGCGTCGGGGGCCGTTCGGAGGTCCTCGCCATGTGCAAGGGGATGCTGGAGACCGGCATCTCCCCGGACTGGCTCTCCGTCGACGGCGCCGAGGGCGGGACGGGGGCGGCGCCCCTGGAGTTCGAGGACCATGTCGGGACGCCGCTGTCCGATGGCCTGGTGATCGTCCACAACGCGCTGGTGGGCACGGGACTTCGCGAGAAGGTCGCCATCGGATGCTCCGGGAAGATCGCGGGCGGCAACGACATCATCCGCAAGATCGCTCTCGGCGCGGACTTCTGCAACGCCGCCCGGCCGATGATGATGGCGACCGGGTGCATCCAGGCCCAGCGATGCCACACCAACACCTGCCCCAGCGGGGTGGCCACGCAGGATCCTAGGCGTGGTCGAGCGGTGGTCGTCGCGGACAAGGGGCCGCGGGTGATGCGCTATCAGCAGGCGACGGTCCGCTCAGCCATGGAGCTGCTCGCCTCGATGGGGCTGCACTCGTTCGACGACCTGGGCCCGCGGCACGTGCTGCGACGGATCGATCCGGCTCGGGTCATGACTTACGAGGACCTGTACACCTGGTTGGACGAGGGCGAGCTCCTCACCGGGACCGACCACCCCGACTGGGCCCGGGACTGGGACGAGGCGGACGCCCACCGGTTCCAGGGCGCGCGTCCTGCGCAGCAGCTGCATCGCAGGCACCGTCAGGTGAGCGAGGATCCGGCCGGTTCGGCCGACGGTGCATAGCGGGCCGGATGACCGGGTGTGCGCGCGTCGAGGGCGAGACCGAACGGTCGACATCCCGCCCGGAGCTCGACGTTCCGGGCGCGAGCGTGTCTACTCGGAGACGGACGACGACTCGACGAAGGAGATCCCCGTGATGACCTCGTACGACTACCTGATCGTCGGTGGCGGCCAGGTCGCCGACGACGCGGCTCGTGCTCTTCGTGAGCACGATGCGAACGGCACCATCGGCATCGTGAGCACCGATGAGGACGCGCCCTACACCCGTCCCGCGCTGTCCAAGAAGCTGTGGACCGATCCCGATTTCAGCGAGGACTCCGTCCCGCTGGGCACCGCCGCGCAGACCGGTGCCGAACTGCGGGTGCGCACCCGCGTCACCGCGATCGACCGGGAGGCCAAGGAGGTCGAGCTGGAGAGCGGGGAGCGTCTCGGCTACGGGCGGCTGCTGCTGGCCACGGGCTCCGAGCCCCGCCGGCTGGAGGGGCCGGAGGACGAGCGCATCATCCACTTCCGCAGCTTCGCCGACTACCGCACGCTGCGCCATCTGATGACCGAGGGCGCCCGTGCCGTCGTCGTCGGCGGGGGGTACATCGGTGCGGAGATCGCCGCGGCCCTCTCGGTCAACGGCGCCCATGTCACGCTGGTGTTCCCCGAGGACGTGCTCGGTGCCTCGCGGTTCCCGCCCAGCATCGCAGAACGCCACCAGAAGCTCTTCACCGATCACGGGGTCGAGCTGCGCCCCGGGCGACGGGCCGAGCGCCTCACGATCCTCGACGATGCGGATGTCGGTGTCACCCTCGATGACGGGACCGCTCTCGGCGGGGACATCGTCGTGGTCGGCCTCGGTGCCGACCCCCGTCTCCAGCTGGCCCGCGACGCGGGCCTGGACGTCGCCGACGGCGTCGTGGTCGACGAGACCCTGAGGACGTCCGATCCCTCGATCTGGGCGGCCGGCGACATCATCGAGTACCCGGACGTCGTCCTCGGCCGTACTCGCATCGAGCACGTCGACCATGCACGGGAATCCGGAGCGGCCGCCGGACGGTCGATGGCCGGGGCCGAGGCCCCCTACGACCACACGCCCTACTTCTACTCCATGGTCTACGGGGTGCGCTGGGAAGCAGTGGGTACCCTCGACCCGACCCTGGAGACGCTCGAGGTCCCTCTCGACACCGAGCGCAGCGTCGTCTACTACCTCGACGACCAGGGGCGGCCGGTCGGTGTGCTGCTGTGGCAGATCGAGGGTGCACGGGACGCCGCTCGAACGGTGATCGCCGAGGCGATCACCGACCGGGAACTTCTTCGAGGGAGCATAGGCTGACCATGGATCTGAGAATCAGAGGGAAGAAGGCACTGATCACCGGAGCCGACTCCGGCATCGGATGGCACAGTGCACAGGAGCTCCTGCACGAAGGGGTCACGGTCTTCGTGACCGATCGCGAGGCATCGTCGCTCGCCCGATCCGCGGCAGCGCTCGAGGCTCCGGAGGGCCAGCTGTTCCACCATGCCGCGGACATCACCCGCCGTGAGGAGATCACCGAGCTCGGCGAGGCGGTGCAGGAGGAGATCGGCGACATCGACATCCTCATCCATGCCGCGGGGATCACCGGGGCCCAGGGGCTCTTCCACGAGATCGATGATGAAGGATGGGTCGACACGCTCAGCACGGACCTGCTCGGCGCCGTACGGATCACGCGGGAGTTCCTTCCGGCATTGCGACGAGGGCAGTGGGGTCGGCTGATCTTCCTGGCCTCGGAGGACGCGGTGCAGCCCTATGACGACGAGCTGCCCTACTGCGCCTCGAAGGCCGGGGTGCTCGCACTGGCCAAGGGGCTCTCGCGCACGTACGCCCGTGAAGGGCTCCTGGTCAATGCGGTCTCTCCGGCATTCATCCACACGCCGATGACCGACGCGATGATGGACAAGCGCTCAGCTCAGCTCGGGGTCGACAGGGAGCAGGCCATACGCTCCTTCCTCGATGAAGAACGTCCCCACCTGGCCCTCAAGCGTCGGGGCGAGCCCGAGGAGGTGGCTGCGGTCATCGCCTTCCTGTGCTCCGACCGCGCCTCCTTCATCACCGGCTCGAACTACCGCGTGGATGGGGGCTCTGTCGCGACGGTCTGAGGAGCTCCTGCACTGCAGGAAGCAGGAGCAGACGACGCCTACAGCGTGATCTGGATCTTCACATCGGTGGGGCGGCCCTCGAGGAAGCGCTCGAAGGCGCCGACGGAGTCGTCGAAGGAGAAGGTCTCCGAGACGAAGCGGGAGAGGTCCACGGCGTCGCTCGCGGCGAGGTCGATCGCCTTCTGGTACACGTTCGCGTACCGGAACACCGTCTCCAGCGAGATGCCGCGGCTCTGGGCGGTGGCGATGTCGAAGGGCACCGGATCCACCGGCATGCCCACCAGCACGATGCGGCCACCCGGGGCGGGCAGCTCCCACAGCTTCGCGTAGGCGGCGACGGCGCCGGTGGCCTCGAACACCACCTGCGGTCCCCAGCCGCCGGTCTCCGCGCGCACCCGCTCGCCCAGGTCCTCCTGGGTGGCGTCCACGGTGACGATGCCCTCGAGCCCGTCGAGCAGGGCCAGCTTCTGCGGCAGCACGTCGGAGATGAAGACGGTGCTGGCGCCGCCCGCACGCGCGGCGAGCGCGGTCATGATCCCGATCGTGCCGGCCCCGACGACGGCCACGACATCGCCGGGCGTGATCCCGGCCTTCGTCGCCGCGAACATGCCGACGGAGAACGGCTCGATCAGCGCCCCCTCGGCGAAGCTGAGGCTGTCGGGGAGCAGATACGTGAAGGCGGCGGGATGGATGACCTCGTCGACGAGGCAGCCGTGCACCGGCGGGGTGGCCCAGAACCGCACGCCGGGATCCACGTTGTAGTTGCCCTCGCGCACCGCACGGGAGCGGGGATCGGGGACACCGGGCTCCATCGCGACACGATCGCCGACGGCCAGGTGACTCACGCCCTCACCGACCTCTGCGACGGTGCCGGCACCCTCGTGCCCGAGGATCATCGGCGCTCTCACCACGAACGGGCCGATCCTGCCATCTGTCCAGTAGTGCACGTCCGAGGCGCAGATGCCGACGGTGTGCATCGCGATCCGCACCTCACCGGGGCCGGGAGCGCCGGCGGGCTCGACCTCCTCGATCGACATCCGGTTCTTCTCGTGCAGCATCAGCGCGCGCATGCAGGACTCCTCCGCTCGGCCGTGACAGGCCGTCCAAGGCCCTGCAATGCACTCTGCCATACCGCCCAGCGGTGGTCCGGGCCGGTTCACCGGACGGTCCGCGCTCCACCGCTCACTGCGCGGATCAGCAGCGCCAGCAGCACCGTCGCCGCCGCCAGCCCCCACCATCCCCACCCGCCGCCGAGCGCGATCGCCGCACCGAGGACGGCCGGCGCGGCAGAGGACATCAGCCCGTTGCTGATCCCGTAGAACGCCCCGTACTGGCCCTGCTGCCGCGCCGGCGCCAGACGGAACAGCAGCTCCATCGTCCCGGCGCTGTACAGCACCTCCCCGGCGGTGTGGGCGAGCAGGAAGCCGCCCAGCGCGAGCACCAGGACCACCGGCGAGGCCGACCAGCCGGAGAGGAAGAAGAGATAGGAGACCGCGAGGCAGACGGCGCCGATCACCAGGCGCCGACCCGCGGCGCGGATGCTGGTGATCCCGGCACTGGCCAGCACCTGGAAGGTGGCGGCGAACAGGGCGTTGAGCGCGACCAGGAGGCCGACGACCCAGGTCAGCTCCGGATGATGGAGCACCGTCCACAGGGGGAGCGCGAAGGACAGCACGTGCAGGTGGATGCCGATCGCGCCGTTGGCGAGCGAGAACACGGCGAACCGCGGATCGGGGAGCACCGGGCGCGGACGCCCGGCACCGCCCTCCGGCGCCGCCGGCACCGTGATGCGCAGCAGCAGCCCGGCAGCGATCACGAAGGTGACCGCATCGCCGAGGATCGCGATCCGGAACGCCGTCGCGCTGCCGCTGCCCAGCACCAGCCCGGCCAGCAGCGCACCGGCGGAGATGCCGAGGGTGAGCAGGGACCTCAGCGAGGCGCGGGCGAGTGCCGGATCCTCTCGCGCCACGCGCCGGATCAGGGTGGTGTTCGAGGACATGCACAGCCCCTGCCCGAGGCTGATCAGACACAGCACGAGGACGAATCCCACCTGCTCCCGGACCGCCAGCAGCAGGGCGGTGGCGACGGCGGAGAGGATGAGCCCGGCCAGGAGCACGGGCTTCGGGCTCGAGGCATCGGAGAACCTGCCGCTGAGCAGATCGCCGCCGATCGCGAGCACGGTGGCGACGACGAGCACCGCGGAGACGAAGCCGACGGAGAATCCGAGGTGCTGGGTGAAGAACAGCACGCTGATCGTGGCGAAGAGCCCGTTGCCGAGCGCGTTGACGGTGGTGAGCAGCGCGAGCAGGCGCATCGCGGGGGTTGCGGACAGCGTCGCCGCGGCGGTGACGTAGGGAGCGGCGAACAACTCCCCGAGCGTGGAGCGGCGGCGGGTGCGTGCATTCTTCGGCATGGTTCGACAATAGCGCTCTGTGTGCGGTGATCCCATTTCCAGCATTGTTCAGTGGGCGGCCTTGAGCTGTGTTATCGTCCGTGCGTCCCGGGCGACCGAAAAGGCGTGTTAGGCATTGTTCTCTTTCCCTCGCACGGTCCTCAGGGATGGGTTTCTCTGCAGCCGTCGGAATCACTCCTGGCCCGCCTGCAGAGCCCAGCTATCCGCGGCACCCGGGGCCGACCGCTCCTCCACAGTGGGCGCCCGTCCACCGTGAGCAGGCCGACCGTTCCTCCACCGAGACCACTTATGCACAATTCTGCGGCGCGCCGTTCCTCCACACCACCTGCTTATCCACATTGTCCACAGTTTCTCCGCGGGGTCTTGCGCCGGCGCGACGCCTCGGTAGAGTTGCGGGAAGGCAATTCTTTCAGCTCTCGCAGATCTGCACATTGTTTTCGCGAGAATTCGTCGACCATGTCCGGGAGGAGGTGTGCACAATGGGTGATCTTCGCGCTGGCACGAACGTGCCGTTCGATGAGGACGCGGCCGGTGAGGTCTCCTCCGGGTCGGAACTCTCGGTCGGCTCATTCTCAGAACCCACTCCCGCCGCACCTGTCCTCCCGCCGCATCTGCGATCCATCCATGCCGCCTCGATCCAGGAGAGCCGGCACCTCGCCGCGCGCTTCACCGCGCTCGCCCCGTCGTTCCATGACCCGGAGAGCGAGGAATGCGACGCGGACGCCGCCGAGGCGGAGCTCCTCTCGGCGGCACTCGCCCTGCGCTGCACCCGCACCGTCGCGGACCGCATCCTCCGCGACGCCCACATCGCGGTCACCCAGCTGCCCCTCACCCTGCCCCGGCTGGAGTGCGGGGAGTTCCCCGCCGCCTGGTTCGACCGGATCCTGCGCCGCACCCGGCATCTCACCCCGCACCAGATGACTGTCGTGGACGCCGCCGTCTCGCTGTGGCCCGCCACGGTGACCACGGAGCAGTTCCACCACCGGCTCTCGCGCCTGCTCGGTCGCGTGGAGTCCCAGCAGGAGACCCCCGCCCACCTCACTCCTGAGGGCCGGCGCCGGGTGGAGCTGCTGCCCACCCGGGATGACGGGATCGGCTGCCTGCGGGTGGTCGGCCCGGCCCCGGAGATCCTCGCCCTCGCCCAGCGGCTGGACTCCGCCGCCCGCGCGATCCAGGCCGCCCAGCGCCGCGCCTTCGAGGCAGGGGAGGCGCCCCCGCTGGATCCGCGGGGCACCGTCGCCGAGACGGCGACCCCCGCCTCCCTCGCCCTCCTCCAGTACGACCTGCTGGGCGGTGCGGCCTTCGACACCGACGGGGTCCAGGTGCCACAGCCTCGCTTCCGCCTCAACGTCACCGTGCCCGTCCTGACGCTGCTCGGCGGCTCCCAGGAGCCCGGCCTGCTGGAGGGCACGACCCCGATCCCCGCCGCGATGGCACGCGAGCTGGCCGGGCAGAGCGAGACCTGGCACCGCGTGCTCACCGATCCGTGCAGCGGCACCTTCCTGCCGCTGCCCGCGACGCGCTACACCCCGACCCGCGCCATGCTCGAGCACCTGCGCCTGCGCAACACCACCTGCGCGGTCCCCGGATGCACCCGCCCCACCTCCTGGGCCTCCGAGGCGGACCACATCGAGGAGTACGACCACGGGGATCCGGAGCACGGAGGTCTCACCGAGATCGAGAACCTGCACCTGCTGTGCTGGCAGCACCACCGGGCGAAGACCGCCGGCCTGCTCGACCCGACCCGCCTGCCGAGCACTCCCGGCCTTCCGGGACGGACCGCCTGGTCGATCCAGGATCGGGTGACCGTGATCGTCCGCGACAACGAGGACCTCGCCACCCCGCACATGACCGAGGCGCTCATGGACTCCTGGGCCCGCTACCAGGCACGGCGCGAGTCACGACGGCGGGCCCTCGAGCGGCGGAAGAACCCGCCGCCACCGCCGTACTGAGGCCGCGAGGGGACGCGGCGTAACCTGGCACGCCCGACCCGCCAGGAGGCACAGTGCGACTCTTCGATCCCAGAGCCCGTCAGGTCACCGCGCAGCAGGCTCGTCGCTACGCGATGTTCGAGATCCTGCACACGATCGCCGACGTCCTCGCCGCGCTCCTGTTCGTCGTCGGGAGCATCCTGTTCTTCTTCGAGCAGACGCAGTTCGCAGGAACGGTCTGCTTCCTGGTCGGGTCGCTCTTCTTCGCCGCGAAGCCCAGCATCCGGATCATCCGAGAGCTCTGGCTGGCCCGATCGCACAAGGTGGACCGGCTGGCGGGAAGGGCCCCGGAGGGCCCGCCGATGACCGACGGCTGACCGGTCAGCGCTGCCCCGCTCCTGCCCCCTCCCTCGTGACCGTCGCCTGTCACACCCCTCCCGCAGGCTTCGTATGCATGTTCGAAGTCATGACCCGGACTCCTTGAGGGGTGCGCCGCAGAGGCGTACAGTTCGAACCCCTGTTCGAACATCTGTGCGAAGAGGAACGGCGAGGAGCGGGAGGAGGACGCGTGATGAGCACAGCCGTGCAGGCGACGGAGGAGCGCGAGCAGCGCCTGTCCCGGGCCCGGGCCGCCCTGGGCGCGGCCGAGCGCTCCGCCGCACGCTGGGGCGGCCGGATCGACCGCACCGCCCTGCGGTCGTCGCCGCAATCCGCCGACGATGCCGCCGACGACGGGCTCGGCGCCCGCCTGCCGGTGCCGGGACCGCTGGCGACGCTGTTCCCGCGCGGCAGCCTGCGGGCCGGCAGCTCGGTGGCGCTCGAGGGTGCGGCGAGCACCTCCCTGCTGCTCTCCCTCGCGGTCGCCGCGGCGGGGGAGGACTCCTGGTGCGCGATCGCCGGGATGCCCGATCTGGGGCTGCGCGCCGCCCTGGACGCCGGGTTGGACCCCTGCCGGCTCGCCCTCGCCCCGGCCGGCGGGGACCAGCGCCCGCAGGTGCTCTCCGCCCTGGCCGACGGGGTGGGAGTGCTCGTGCTCGGCCCCGAGCTGGACCTCGCCCCCGCGCTCTGGCGCAGCCTGCTGGGTCGGGCCCGCACCGCCGACACCCTCGTCCTCGCCGCCGTCCCGCCCGGCCGTGCCGATCTCACGCTGCGGGCCACCACCTCGGGGTGGACCGGTCTCGGGCAGGGCTCGGGACGGCTGCGCCGGCGCCGCCTCGAGATCACCGCCGAGGGGCGGGGGATCGCCGGGCACCGCACGGCCCGGGTGCTGCTGCCGCAGGTGGACGGCATGATCGCGGAGGCGCCCCAGAGCGCTGCGGAGGATCGCGCCGCTGCGACCCCGATGCGGCTGCTGCCGCCGG
The window above is part of the Brachybacterium vulturis genome. Proteins encoded here:
- a CDS encoding NAD(P)-dependent alcohol dehydrogenase, which produces MRALMLHEKNRMSIEEVEPAGAPGPGEVRIAMHTVGICASDVHYWTDGRIGPFVVRAPMILGHEGAGTVAEVGEGVSHLAVGDRVAMEPGVPDPRSRAVREGNYNVDPGVRFWATPPVHGCLVDEVIHPAAFTYLLPDSLSFAEGALIEPFSVGMFAATKAGITPGDVVAVVGAGTIGIMTALAARAGGASTVFISDVLPQKLALLDGLEGIVTVDATQEDLGERVRAETGGWGPQVVFEATGAVAAYAKLWELPAPGGRIVLVGMPVDPVPFDIATAQSRGISLETVFRYANVYQKAIDLAASDAVDLSRFVSETFSFDDSVGAFERFLEGRPTDVKIQITL
- a CDS encoding MFS transporter, with amino-acid sequence MPKNARTRRRSTLGELFAAPYVTAAATLSATPAMRLLALLTTVNALGNGLFATISVLFFTQHLGFSVGFVSAVLVVATVLAIGGDLLSGRFSDASSPKPVLLAGLILSAVATALLLAVREQVGFVLVLCLISLGQGLCMSSNTTLIRRVAREDPALARASLRSLLTLGISAGALLAGLVLGSGSATAFRIAILGDAVTFVIAAGLLLRITVPAAPEGGAGRPRPVLPDPRFAVFSLANGAIGIHLHVLSFALPLWTVLHHPELTWVVGLLVALNALFAATFQVLASAGITSIRAAGRRLVIGAVCLAVSYLFFLSGWSASPVVLVLALGGFLLAHTAGEVLYSAGTMELLFRLAPARQQGQYGAFYGISNGLMSSAAPAVLGAAIALGGGWGWWGLAAATVLLALLIRAVSGGARTVR
- a CDS encoding HNH endonuclease signature motif containing protein, yielding MGDLRAGTNVPFDEDAAGEVSSGSELSVGSFSEPTPAAPVLPPHLRSIHAASIQESRHLAARFTALAPSFHDPESEECDADAAEAELLSAALALRCTRTVADRILRDAHIAVTQLPLTLPRLECGEFPAAWFDRILRRTRHLTPHQMTVVDAAVSLWPATVTTEQFHHRLSRLLGRVESQQETPAHLTPEGRRRVELLPTRDDGIGCLRVVGPAPEILALAQRLDSAARAIQAAQRRAFEAGEAPPLDPRGTVAETATPASLALLQYDLLGGAAFDTDGVQVPQPRFRLNVTVPVLTLLGGSQEPGLLEGTTPIPAAMARELAGQSETWHRVLTDPCSGTFLPLPATRYTPTRAMLEHLRLRNTTCAVPGCTRPTSWASEADHIEEYDHGDPEHGGLTEIENLHLLCWQHHRAKTAGLLDPTRLPSTPGLPGRTAWSIQDRVTVIVRDNEDLATPHMTEALMDSWARYQARRESRRRALERRKNPPPPPY
- a CDS encoding NAD(P)/FAD-dependent oxidoreductase, whose amino-acid sequence is MTSYDYLIVGGGQVADDAARALREHDANGTIGIVSTDEDAPYTRPALSKKLWTDPDFSEDSVPLGTAAQTGAELRVRTRVTAIDREAKEVELESGERLGYGRLLLATGSEPRRLEGPEDERIIHFRSFADYRTLRHLMTEGARAVVVGGGYIGAEIAAALSVNGAHVTLVFPEDVLGASRFPPSIAERHQKLFTDHGVELRPGRRAERLTILDDADVGVTLDDGTALGGDIVVVGLGADPRLQLARDAGLDVADGVVVDETLRTSDPSIWAAGDIIEYPDVVLGRTRIEHVDHARESGAAAGRSMAGAEAPYDHTPYFYSMVYGVRWEAVGTLDPTLETLEVPLDTERSVVYYLDDQGRPVGVLLWQIEGARDAARTVIAEAITDRELLRGSIG
- a CDS encoding SDR family NAD(P)-dependent oxidoreductase gives rise to the protein MDLRIRGKKALITGADSGIGWHSAQELLHEGVTVFVTDREASSLARSAAALEAPEGQLFHHAADITRREEITELGEAVQEEIGDIDILIHAAGITGAQGLFHEIDDEGWVDTLSTDLLGAVRITREFLPALRRGQWGRLIFLASEDAVQPYDDELPYCASKAGVLALAKGLSRTYAREGLLVNAVSPAFIHTPMTDAMMDKRSAQLGVDREQAIRSFLDEERPHLALKRRGEPEEVAAVIAFLCSDRASFITGSNYRVDGGSVATV